The Agrobacterium tumefaciens genome contains a region encoding:
- a CDS encoding SIR2 family protein: MSSDDRFDIISIGGKGYDVLLRELSSAVPGVLFGSAVSIFEPTLLQGARPTSQAVARALCEAAGLDAATFASAIEGAAYEALLQEHPARTRLSRVFSNYFLRFGAAQGPETVGFNKCHRAIAHLLSQGRLRGAVTTNYDTCLEQAYEDLQLTKFLNTIVRRSDAARKVASGQNQLPLAPTLFKLHGCARHPKTMIFSLEQEKEMPTWKKRTMGSLLGKTVLVLGYSGLDFEVCPELYDLEIDNLYWMAWGKNGVPDLTSNAKKVLNKDRRRSTVICGDMREFLSDMVPLLSRDLPEARNPVVPALLSDQLLNALDQSGRRLWAARAFAMLSIPTAASSALRIEQAGSEDQTLSREFELVRLDALNHSMRYYDNADANKAMSEDASLPLRDRIAHAIGESGACSMAGDEKRSGAALSRVRDLIKNLTNPLDRKRHLIKVEWMGLLLESAARDPKDSDLKESLIVRFRALKRRAFNVGEHALVDLCEQEVAQLSNVGVTAISSRRDRSSGDIFEQIGNYVGQVTALDTRTQQTGSTELASQLRKRLEKMPLYGLPAWRVYRTLIDFAPTLDEREKLYRLFEESIATCQFHPDYVLRVRETTRQKVTAPLWSET; encoded by the coding sequence ATGTCCAGCGATGATCGTTTCGACATAATCTCCATTGGTGGGAAGGGCTACGATGTTCTTCTCAGAGAGTTGAGCTCAGCTGTACCGGGCGTCCTTTTTGGTAGTGCGGTTTCGATTTTCGAACCAACGCTTTTGCAAGGCGCACGCCCCACATCCCAGGCTGTCGCCCGCGCTCTTTGCGAGGCGGCGGGTCTTGATGCCGCAACATTCGCGTCGGCCATCGAAGGTGCTGCTTATGAGGCACTGCTGCAGGAGCATCCCGCTCGAACGAGATTATCACGAGTTTTTTCAAACTACTTTCTACGCTTTGGTGCCGCTCAAGGTCCAGAAACAGTCGGGTTTAACAAGTGCCATCGAGCGATAGCCCATCTGCTTTCGCAAGGACGATTGCGGGGCGCTGTCACAACCAATTATGACACCTGCTTGGAGCAGGCATATGAAGATCTGCAACTTACAAAGTTTCTCAACACAATAGTCCGGCGGAGCGATGCCGCTAGGAAGGTAGCTTCGGGCCAGAACCAACTGCCTCTGGCGCCGACTCTGTTCAAGTTGCACGGTTGTGCGCGTCACCCAAAAACCATGATCTTTTCGCTGGAGCAGGAAAAGGAGATGCCTACCTGGAAAAAGCGGACAATGGGATCCCTATTGGGCAAGACTGTACTGGTGCTTGGATACTCGGGTCTGGATTTTGAAGTTTGCCCGGAGTTGTATGACCTGGAGATTGATAACCTATATTGGATGGCTTGGGGAAAAAATGGCGTTCCGGACCTCACGTCGAATGCAAAAAAGGTTTTGAACAAGGATCGCCGCCGGTCAACGGTCATCTGCGGAGATATGCGCGAGTTTCTTTCGGATATGGTGCCGCTCCTTTCTCGGGATCTACCAGAGGCTAGGAACCCCGTTGTGCCGGCTTTGCTGTCAGATCAACTCCTCAATGCGCTTGACCAAAGCGGCCGACGGTTGTGGGCCGCACGTGCGTTCGCCATGCTGAGCATTCCCACGGCGGCAAGTTCAGCTCTGCGGATAGAGCAGGCTGGGTCGGAAGACCAAACGTTGTCGCGCGAGTTCGAACTCGTCCGCCTCGATGCGCTCAATCACAGTATGAGATACTATGATAACGCGGACGCCAACAAAGCGATGTCAGAGGATGCGTCGTTGCCGCTGAGGGATAGAATCGCCCATGCTATCGGGGAGTCTGGTGCCTGTTCCATGGCCGGCGATGAAAAACGCTCCGGCGCGGCTCTCAGCCGCGTGCGCGATCTAATAAAGAATCTGACTAATCCGTTAGACCGCAAGCGCCATCTGATAAAAGTCGAATGGATGGGCCTCTTGCTGGAATCCGCCGCGCGCGATCCCAAAGATTCAGATCTCAAGGAAAGCCTGATAGTCCGCTTTCGCGCATTAAAGCGCCGAGCCTTCAATGTTGGCGAGCACGCCCTTGTCGATCTGTGTGAGCAGGAAGTGGCCCAGCTTTCCAATGTCGGCGTCACTGCTATCTCTTCCAGAAGGGACCGATCATCCGGTGACATATTTGAGCAAATAGGGAACTACGTTGGTCAAGTGACGGCTTTGGACACGCGGACGCAACAGACCGGATCAACGGAGCTCGCAAGCCAACTTAGAAAGCGACTTGAAAAAATGCCTCTGTACGGGCTTCCCGCCTGGAGGGTGTACAGGACGCTAATCGATTTCGCGCCAACGCTTGATGAAAGAGAGAAGTTGTACCGGTTGTTCGAAGAGTCGATCGCCACCTGCCAATTTCATCCCGACTATGTGCTGCGCGTACGGGAAACCACCCGACAGAAGGTTACAGCGCCGCTCTGGTCAGAGACGTAA
- a CDS encoding alpha/beta fold hydrolase: MGDRKNRNLGCRMEQEKKIKTSHGQIAVYDAPGDGLPVLMIHANSMCKETFHFQIEALAGKHRVIAIDLPGHGRSSDAIDPLLTYNFGGYADAIREVIEALGVGRFALLGHSLGGHVALEVMRRLPEKTAGAMIFGTPPIPPGPEGAALGFRPDPEFAYTGKPLLIDQEVDMVVKLALGPDAAHDEFWKATVKRTDGRSRQMMVDAALSGKHLDQRDLVETSSVPLAIVNGADDPVIDLDYIDSLNFRNLWERGPMRVEKVGHGLHWQTRDRFNSLLESFLATII; this comes from the coding sequence TTGGGTGACAGGAAAAACAGAAATCTAGGGTGCAGGATGGAACAGGAAAAAAAGATTAAAACGTCCCACGGTCAGATTGCAGTCTACGACGCACCTGGCGACGGACTTCCGGTCCTGATGATTCACGCAAATTCCATGTGCAAGGAAACATTTCATTTCCAGATTGAGGCCCTCGCCGGCAAACACCGTGTCATCGCTATCGACCTGCCCGGCCACGGCCGATCGTCTGACGCGATTGATCCGCTGCTCACTTACAATTTCGGCGGATACGCTGACGCGATCCGCGAAGTAATTGAAGCACTCGGCGTTGGGCGTTTTGCCCTTCTGGGCCACTCACTGGGTGGTCACGTCGCTTTGGAAGTCATGCGTCGCCTTCCCGAGAAAACTGCCGGCGCTATGATCTTTGGAACGCCCCCGATTCCGCCAGGCCCTGAAGGTGCGGCGCTCGGTTTTCGGCCTGATCCCGAATTCGCCTACACAGGAAAACCCCTCCTCATCGATCAGGAGGTGGACATGGTGGTTAAACTTGCGCTCGGACCGGATGCCGCCCACGACGAATTCTGGAAAGCGACAGTCAAGCGGACGGATGGACGATCCCGTCAGATGATGGTCGATGCGGCCCTGTCGGGTAAACACCTCGATCAGCGCGACCTTGTCGAAACCTCTTCTGTACCGCTGGCCATCGTCAACGGCGCCGACGATCCGGTGATCGATCTCGACTACATCGACAGCTTGAACTTCAGGAACCTCTGGGAACGCGGTCCGATGCGTGTGGAAAAGGTCGGGCACGGACTTCACTGGCAAACCCGTGACCGTTTCAACTCTCTGCTCGAGAGTTTTCTCGCCACCATAATATGA
- a CDS encoding type II toxin-antitoxin system Phd/YefM family antitoxin codes for MTVTVKVAEAKTHLSDLLAKVEAGEEVIISRGNTPVARLTRIRRDNDVDALIAEIKAQRVGRPVTTQDEIREWRDEGRRY; via the coding sequence ATGACTGTTACCGTCAAGGTCGCCGAGGCCAAAACCCATCTGTCCGATCTGCTGGCCAAGGTCGAAGCCGGCGAGGAGGTGATTATCTCGCGCGGCAACACGCCCGTTGCCCGGCTGACCCGTATCCGCCGCGACAACGACGTCGATGCGTTGATCGCCGAAATCAAGGCCCAGCGCGTCGGCCGGCCCGTCACCACACAAGACGAAATCCGTGAATGGCGCGACGAAGGCCGGCGTTACTGA
- a CDS encoding DEAD/DEAH box helicase: protein MAKSARAAKPTLDSRFKFAEASFHGLPGGWTSLLTPATGIDDGEQYLLRLFKKTGSAIDADLRNLIGRGLRRIRRVLSSRLAQEVLVSVLEVVEDDDEIGILMLDPGSPLRGHAQGSRGRQGQYLVSSGRLIFWRNMVRVARGLTLCHDAGIVHGSVSVYTIFSHGDDREDYRLGGYETCVHIADSGLAGAATLTQSARAISFRQDWIDLGRTASELLGVETAQPPALLSIERRILERLSNPPQFQLYDGRTVLQELAEVVEELERAGSSTDAELVLYPSRQALQSDLASLASGAIAASDVEAVLAFVERDLHAPSTRVAVSDRGLVRIVTDLAIYTIEIVDPKVGSIRDAHKRRPGDWSAYDATDLTHRIHLARNRNSSDDRVRWLGPAAKNWTELGSYDVKAVATNDSPIWYALILLEAFSLLREQFRIYPIEVLTGLKNDRGMVWVVPVADAGLDDRRANAGFKPIAESMARELSNDDGRANWTLSRSDTLGGDRERAPQLNFEGTEVIGGKKTYAFTTGDVVVPDHCYLRPRRDSGFERAVRRRLQNIVAARSNVELLRALDDPAQVLMDEALRDIAAPGPVPSGTDQSKAAAWNAIREGQSINLVVGPPGVGKTYLISNLVKSILSLAPDARILIAAQNHDTLVHMEKELKKELRGGSQIVVRIERTQTEEKDSTMRARSRDLLQSASLQGGAALMFNQLRQIKQALDPIDDAEQAEGDRVHRDTENLLVRSSDITLATTSSYVIEEMIADGDQFDWTIVEEAARANGAEMIGALLLGNRRLLIGDHKQLSPFDHLERQKMYDGARAAELLRDARTKLGAINDLPSEVDEALQQISDDRALLQDVLAISARMEEPFRSTALREAEREKTTGRASRFVNTLLEQSRMHPTICRVVSTTFYGGELVPSDRVVQRKPAVVSHATLPNSPVIVLNLPPLSKVDRPAFEVRVGRSLRNDVEAKVLLDALKHLRPVVSDDGRLPTLAVLSPYKAQVDHLKRSVVRQIKQPAGTLQGFASPRGDGNFVFTSDSFQGSEADVVLASLVRNNQLVGSRALGFMKNPQRVNVLMSRARHKLIIVSSLEFIEDAVNGVYPDRLGGELDFLLTIVDELRRLSSIADVGQSARIVDLDSNGAVKL from the coding sequence ATGGCAAAATCCGCGCGAGCCGCTAAGCCAACCCTCGACTCCAGATTTAAATTTGCGGAGGCATCGTTTCATGGTCTCCCGGGCGGATGGACATCATTGCTCACACCCGCCACGGGCATCGATGACGGCGAACAATACTTGCTTCGGCTGTTTAAGAAGACAGGATCTGCGATCGATGCCGACCTGAGAAACCTGATCGGCCGAGGTTTGAGACGCATACGCCGTGTCCTGTCTTCTAGGCTGGCGCAAGAAGTTCTGGTCTCGGTACTTGAGGTTGTGGAGGACGACGACGAGATTGGCATCCTGATGCTTGATCCTGGCAGTCCGTTGCGAGGACACGCACAGGGAAGCCGTGGGCGACAGGGCCAATATTTGGTTAGCTCCGGCCGACTTATCTTCTGGCGCAATATGGTTCGAGTCGCGCGCGGTCTTACATTATGCCACGACGCCGGCATCGTGCACGGTTCGGTCAGCGTTTACACCATTTTCTCCCACGGGGATGATCGGGAAGACTATCGCCTCGGAGGCTACGAGACCTGTGTGCACATCGCGGATTCTGGTTTGGCGGGTGCTGCGACGTTGACACAGTCTGCCCGCGCAATCTCGTTCCGTCAGGACTGGATTGACCTCGGGCGTACTGCATCTGAACTGCTAGGTGTTGAGACCGCACAGCCGCCCGCCCTGCTCTCCATAGAGCGGCGCATCCTCGAAAGACTAAGCAACCCGCCGCAATTCCAGCTGTACGACGGCCGGACTGTCCTTCAAGAATTGGCCGAGGTGGTGGAAGAATTAGAGAGAGCCGGCTCAAGCACCGACGCCGAACTGGTTCTGTACCCGTCGAGACAGGCACTGCAGAGCGATTTAGCGTCGCTGGCGTCTGGAGCGATTGCGGCCAGTGACGTCGAAGCAGTACTGGCATTCGTTGAGCGCGATCTACATGCTCCGAGCACGCGAGTGGCCGTTTCAGACCGCGGGCTCGTTCGAATCGTAACCGATCTCGCCATCTATACGATCGAAATCGTCGATCCGAAGGTCGGCAGTATCCGAGACGCTCACAAGAGGCGGCCGGGCGACTGGAGCGCCTACGATGCCACCGATCTTACTCACCGCATACATCTTGCCCGTAATCGTAATAGCTCGGATGACCGCGTCCGATGGCTGGGCCCAGCGGCCAAAAACTGGACAGAATTAGGCTCGTATGACGTTAAAGCAGTCGCCACCAATGATAGTCCCATCTGGTACGCGCTTATCCTGCTCGAAGCATTCTCCCTGTTGCGAGAACAGTTCAGGATTTATCCCATCGAAGTGCTGACGGGACTTAAGAACGACAGAGGCATGGTTTGGGTAGTGCCCGTGGCAGATGCTGGCCTAGATGACAGACGAGCAAATGCGGGGTTCAAGCCTATCGCTGAATCAATGGCCCGCGAATTGTCCAACGACGACGGTCGCGCAAATTGGACATTGTCCCGGTCGGACACCCTTGGTGGCGACAGGGAACGTGCGCCCCAATTGAACTTCGAGGGTACCGAGGTCATTGGCGGTAAGAAGACCTATGCCTTCACCACCGGTGACGTTGTCGTTCCCGACCACTGTTACTTGCGACCCCGTCGCGACAGCGGCTTCGAGAGAGCAGTTCGCCGTCGCTTGCAGAATATTGTCGCTGCACGGAGCAATGTCGAGCTTCTGCGCGCACTTGACGATCCGGCACAGGTGTTGATGGATGAGGCCCTCAGGGATATTGCCGCACCTGGTCCCGTTCCGTCGGGCACGGACCAGTCGAAAGCTGCGGCCTGGAATGCAATTCGCGAGGGCCAATCCATCAATTTGGTCGTAGGCCCCCCCGGGGTCGGCAAAACCTACCTGATCTCCAATCTCGTAAAGAGTATTCTTTCCTTGGCACCCGATGCCCGTATCCTGATTGCCGCTCAGAACCATGACACGCTCGTCCACATGGAGAAGGAATTGAAAAAAGAGTTGCGAGGGGGATCCCAAATCGTGGTCAGAATCGAGCGAACGCAGACAGAAGAGAAAGACAGCACTATGAGGGCTCGATCGAGAGACCTCCTTCAATCGGCTTCCCTCCAGGGTGGGGCGGCCCTGATGTTCAACCAACTCCGGCAGATAAAGCAGGCGCTCGATCCGATTGATGATGCGGAACAGGCAGAGGGGGATCGTGTTCACCGTGACACGGAGAACCTTCTGGTGAGATCTTCCGATATCACCTTGGCGACGACCTCATCGTATGTCATCGAGGAGATGATTGCTGACGGTGACCAGTTTGATTGGACGATCGTCGAGGAAGCGGCCAGGGCTAATGGTGCCGAAATGATCGGCGCGCTGCTGTTGGGAAATCGTCGGCTGCTGATTGGCGATCATAAGCAGTTATCACCGTTCGATCATCTTGAGCGCCAAAAAATGTATGACGGGGCGCGCGCTGCCGAACTGCTCCGCGACGCGAGGACCAAGCTTGGGGCAATCAACGACCTACCCTCCGAGGTAGACGAAGCGCTTCAACAGATCAGCGACGATCGGGCCTTGTTGCAGGATGTTCTGGCGATTTCCGCTCGCATGGAAGAGCCTTTCCGCTCCACCGCACTGCGGGAGGCCGAGAGAGAAAAAACGACAGGACGTGCCAGCCGTTTCGTGAACACTTTGCTGGAGCAGAGCAGAATGCATCCCACGATTTGCCGCGTGGTCTCCACTACGTTCTACGGCGGTGAACTCGTGCCGTCAGATAGAGTCGTGCAGCGCAAGCCCGCTGTCGTCTCTCATGCCACCCTTCCCAACTCCCCCGTCATCGTTTTGAACCTGCCTCCATTAAGCAAGGTTGATCGCCCTGCATTCGAGGTCAGGGTCGGGCGATCCCTACGTAATGACGTCGAGGCAAAAGTCCTCCTCGACGCGCTTAAGCACTTACGTCCTGTCGTATCTGACGACGGCCGGCTACCGACGCTGGCGGTCCTTTCACCATACAAAGCCCAAGTGGATCACCTAAAGCGATCGGTGGTACGGCAAATAAAGCAGCCCGCCGGGACGCTGCAGGGTTTCGCTAGCCCGAGGGGCGACGGAAACTTTGTATTCACCAGCGACAGCTTTCAAGGCAGCGAAGCGGACGTCGTCCTCGCCAGCTTGGTCCGCAACAACCAACTCGTAGGTTCACGCGCACTGGGTTTCATGAAAAACCCTCAAAGGGTGAACGTGCTGATGAGCCGCGCTCGGCATAAATTGATTATCGTATCGAGCCTTGAATTTATCGAGGATGCTGTCAACGGCGTTTATCCGGACCGGCTGGGCGGCGAACTCGATTTCCTCTTAACGATAGTCGACGAACTGCGCAGGCTATCGTCGATAGCCGACGTCGGGCAGAGCGCGCGGATCGTCGATCTAGATTCAAATGGTGCTGTGAAGCTGTGA
- a CDS encoding RHE_PE00001 family protein, producing the protein MVYDVANIDLRELNSPAARAGEALARLDERIARSPIRDGFLERQNFADAIASLWVDGELVHLEDLVLHDARLDIRTPTHELTIAHSILRTRRQIFGHPPGWALSAAGLSRLRGRGVGDDRDPARPGLAPAVRENDDGFARDDDIDGDDYAEIDAVLARSTAVLDGSLIPRSPDERDPLIYDVDWDEDERLEQWRGVLNDTDGLSPVLRGAILLDAWNAIEVVQHRNELGRQLVASLLRRDGTAPGHLPALNVGLRSVRREQRHAGSRITRLLAMLEAFTAAAELGMKEHDRILLARQQLDRQASRKRTNSNLSRLVDLVVARPVVSANLIAKELGVSPQGARHLAAQLPLREMTGRGRFRAWGIL; encoded by the coding sequence ATGGTTTATGATGTCGCCAACATCGATCTGAGAGAGCTAAATTCGCCGGCCGCCCGTGCTGGCGAAGCTTTGGCGCGCCTCGACGAGCGCATCGCCCGTTCGCCGATCCGCGACGGATTTCTCGAACGGCAGAATTTTGCCGATGCAATCGCCTCGCTGTGGGTGGATGGCGAACTCGTCCACCTCGAGGATCTTGTCCTTCACGACGCCCGCCTCGACATCCGCACCCCGACACATGAACTGACCATTGCCCATTCGATCCTGCGCACCCGTCGGCAGATTTTCGGGCACCCGCCCGGGTGGGCGCTAAGCGCTGCGGGCCTCTCCCGCTTGCGGGGGAGGGGAGTGGGGGACGACCGCGATCCAGCGCGGCCTGGTCTTGCGCCTGCAGTCCGTGAGAACGACGATGGTTTTGCGCGGGACGATGATATCGACGGCGACGATTACGCCGAGATTGATGCGGTGCTGGCGCGCAGCACGGCGGTTCTCGACGGATCCCTTATTCCGCGATCGCCGGACGAACGTGATCCGCTGATCTACGATGTCGACTGGGACGAAGACGAGCGGCTGGAACAGTGGCGCGGGGTTCTAAACGACACCGATGGTCTGTCGCCCGTGTTGCGCGGCGCAATTTTGCTCGACGCCTGGAACGCGATCGAGGTGGTTCAGCATCGCAATGAGCTCGGCCGCCAGTTGGTCGCTTCGCTACTTCGCCGCGATGGCACGGCGCCCGGTCATCTGCCGGCGCTCAACGTGGGGCTGCGGAGCGTCCGGCGGGAACAGCGCCATGCCGGCAGCCGGATCACGCGGCTGCTGGCGATGCTCGAGGCATTCACGGCGGCTGCCGAACTCGGGATGAAGGAGCATGACCGAATTCTGCTCGCCCGTCAGCAGTTGGACCGGCAGGCATCGAGGAAACGGACCAACTCCAACCTGTCGAGGCTGGTCGACCTGGTCGTGGCGCGGCCCGTGGTTTCGGCCAACCTGATTGCTAAAGAGCTCGGAGTTAGCCCCCAAGGTGCGCGGCATTTAGCGGCGCAGCTGCCGCTCCGGGAGATGACGGGCAGGGGAAGGTTTCGGGCATGGGGAATCTTGTAA
- a CDS encoding site-specific integrase — protein sequence MSTELSLAGNDVLKRAEELDALDAILPFDRRDQLAELLTDDDVATLKHLASEGMGDNTMRALASDLAYLEAWCVLVTGTPLPWPAPESLLLKFVAHHLWDPVERGTNADHGMPADVAIALRLKGLLRSAGPHAPATVRRRLTSWSILTRWRGLTGSFSAPSLKSALRLAVRASNRPRQRKSKKAVTADILAKLLAACAGDRLVDLRDRALLLMAFASGGRRRSEVAGLRVEDLVEEEPVRTNPTDEHSPLLPCLTIHLGRTKTTTSDDDEHVVLIGRPVTALKHWLEEAKIEAGPVFRRIDQWGNLDRRAMTPQSVNLILKTRIRQAGLDPAQFSAHGLRSGYLTEAANRGIPLPEAMQQSLHKSVTQASGYYNNSERKMGRAARLVL from the coding sequence ATGAGCACTGAGCTGTCGCTTGCAGGAAATGACGTTCTCAAGCGTGCCGAAGAACTGGATGCGCTCGATGCCATCCTGCCCTTCGACCGGCGCGACCAACTTGCCGAACTTCTGACCGACGACGATGTCGCGACGCTCAAGCACCTGGCCAGCGAAGGCATGGGCGACAACACCATGCGGGCCCTTGCATCCGACCTTGCATATCTCGAGGCGTGGTGCGTGCTGGTAACAGGCACTCCCCTCCCCTGGCCTGCCCCCGAAAGTCTGCTTCTGAAATTCGTCGCTCACCATCTTTGGGACCCAGTTGAGCGGGGAACCAACGCCGATCACGGCATGCCCGCGGACGTCGCGATCGCTCTCCGCCTCAAGGGCTTGCTGAGAAGCGCCGGCCCGCATGCGCCGGCGACCGTTCGCCGCCGGTTGACGAGCTGGTCGATCCTGACGCGCTGGCGCGGGCTGACCGGATCGTTTTCGGCGCCGTCGCTAAAAAGCGCACTCCGTTTGGCGGTTCGCGCCAGCAATCGACCCAGGCAGAGAAAGAGCAAGAAGGCTGTCACCGCTGATATCCTTGCCAAACTGCTTGCGGCTTGCGCGGGCGATCGGCTGGTCGACCTGCGTGACCGGGCGCTGCTGCTGATGGCTTTCGCATCCGGCGGCAGGCGCCGTTCCGAGGTCGCGGGACTACGTGTTGAGGACCTTGTCGAAGAGGAACCGGTCCGCACCAATCCCACCGACGAGCACTCCCCTCTCCTTCCCTGCCTCACAATCCATCTCGGCCGCACCAAAACCACCACGTCAGACGATGATGAACATGTTGTGCTGATCGGCCGACCGGTGACAGCGCTTAAGCATTGGCTTGAAGAGGCAAAGATCGAAGCGGGACCCGTCTTTCGGCGTATCGACCAGTGGGGCAATCTTGATCGGCGCGCGATGACGCCGCAGTCTGTCAACCTTATCCTGAAAACGCGCATCAGGCAGGCCGGGCTGGACCCGGCACAGTTTTCCGCCCATGGATTACGCTCTGGTTATTTGACCGAGGCGGCAAACCGCGGCATTCCACTGCCTGAAGCCATGCAGCAATCCCTGCACAAGTCGGTGACGCAAGCGTCGGGATACTACAACAACAGCGAGCGAAAGATGGGGCGTGCAGCACGGCTCGTTCTCTGA
- a CDS encoding type II toxin-antitoxin system VapC family toxin codes for MSFVLDASIAAAWFLPDEQHDAADRLMSEIRSTVGLVPALFWFETRNLFLVAERRGRLRPGEPILLMTQLRGLPLEDAGSGGDGLVLELATRYTLTAYDASYVALARTHGLPLATGDRKMAIAARGEGITVVGPLEHEH; via the coding sequence ATGTCCTTCGTTCTCGATGCCTCCATCGCCGCCGCCTGGTTTCTGCCCGACGAACAACACGACGCCGCTGATCGACTGATGTCGGAGATACGGTCGACGGTCGGTCTCGTGCCGGCACTGTTCTGGTTTGAAACCCGCAATTTGTTTCTGGTGGCCGAACGGCGCGGCCGGCTCCGCCCCGGCGAACCGATTCTGCTGATGACACAGCTGCGAGGGCTGCCGCTCGAGGACGCCGGATCGGGCGGAGATGGCCTGGTGCTGGAACTGGCGACCCGTTACACGCTAACCGCTTATGATGCGAGTTATGTCGCGCTTGCCAGAACACACGGTTTACCTCTCGCAACTGGGGACCGAAAGATGGCCATCGCCGCCCGCGGTGAGGGGATTACCGTCGTTGGACCGCTCGAACATGAGCACTGA
- a CDS encoding GGDEF domain-containing protein, protein MDTAIVRTTLQLVIPGILSIFGVSFVCTWLIDRKRHYLLVLACACVFFALGAASQIFGWPSGVGPNAVVSGAIYTAAVVTAAEGLLLRSGKMFGPCADVMIVCAFTALLAYFFYIDRNLLARVYIQNFGYGFVLLVTALRLSALARGRLVDRVLFWILLVFSIQFFPRTFLTIGFSAPTGAAAFANSVFWQVLQLSLAVLGAGLAMAILAVAVTDLIDDLRRERDIDHLTNVLNRRGFEERIAGQFRKGAHALLLCDIDKFKGINDKHGHDVGDIVLKAVARQLDRCIRKGDIVGRLGGEEFAVFLPNTSAREAQECAERLRLAIQVCEFEELDIPPVTASFGAGSLNPGESWIALYKRVDALLYEAKRSGRNRTISDNPPTVSTVDDTADPFTLRGYPA, encoded by the coding sequence ATGGATACTGCGATTGTCAGGACCACGCTTCAGTTGGTCATCCCCGGCATTCTGTCGATTTTTGGAGTCTCGTTTGTCTGCACCTGGCTGATTGACCGCAAACGCCACTACCTTCTGGTTTTGGCATGCGCCTGTGTTTTCTTCGCCTTGGGAGCTGCTTCGCAGATATTCGGCTGGCCATCCGGCGTTGGGCCGAACGCCGTTGTCTCGGGTGCGATCTATACCGCGGCCGTTGTCACAGCAGCTGAGGGGCTTTTGCTGCGCTCGGGAAAGATGTTTGGACCATGTGCCGATGTCATGATCGTCTGTGCGTTCACGGCGCTTCTGGCGTATTTCTTCTACATCGACAGAAACCTGCTTGCACGGGTCTACATTCAGAATTTCGGATACGGCTTTGTTCTTCTGGTGACCGCCTTGCGTTTGTCGGCGCTTGCTCGAGGCCGTCTCGTCGACAGGGTCCTGTTCTGGATCCTGCTGGTTTTCTCCATCCAGTTTTTCCCTCGGACTTTTCTCACGATAGGATTTTCAGCGCCGACAGGTGCGGCGGCATTCGCAAACTCGGTCTTCTGGCAGGTTCTGCAGCTCTCGCTCGCCGTGCTGGGGGCAGGTCTCGCCATGGCGATCCTCGCCGTCGCTGTCACCGACCTTATCGATGACCTGCGGCGGGAGCGGGACATTGACCATTTGACGAACGTTCTCAACCGTCGCGGTTTCGAGGAACGAATAGCGGGTCAATTCCGCAAGGGCGCACACGCGTTGCTGCTATGCGATATCGACAAGTTCAAGGGCATCAATGACAAGCACGGTCATGACGTTGGTGACATCGTGTTGAAGGCCGTGGCGCGACAGTTGGATCGGTGCATTCGCAAGGGTGATATCGTTGGGCGATTGGGCGGCGAAGAGTTCGCGGTGTTCCTGCCAAATACCTCGGCCAGGGAAGCTCAGGAATGTGCTGAACGCCTGAGGTTGGCAATCCAGGTCTGCGAATTCGAGGAGCTGGATATACCCCCCGTAACAGCGAGTTTCGGTGCAGGGTCGCTGAACCCAGGTGAATCCTGGATAGCACTGTACAAAAGGGTTGATGCGTTACTTTACGAGGCAAAGCGATCGGGCCGCAACCGGACAATATCGGATAATCCGCCCACCGTCTCAACCGTCGACGATACTGCAGACCCATTCACTCTTCGTGGCTATCCCGCTTGA